CACATCCATAATCATCTCCTTGAGAAAACTCAATTCAGGGTTTATTGGATTACTGTCTCTCAAGAATTCAGCATCAAAAGGCTGCAGGATGACATTGCTAAATGGCTAAGGCTTGATCTGTCAGATGAGGATGATGAGGATAGCAGGGCAGCCATTTTGTCTAGGGAATTGGTGAAGCAGTCTGTCCTCATACTCGATGACGTTTGGCAAGAATTTTCTTTCGAAAAGATTGGAATTCCTCTTGGTGCAAACAAATGCAGAGTGATCTTGACTACTCGGTCACTAGAATTATGCAACAGGATTAGGTGTCAAAGGGTATTTGAAGCTAAAACTTTGGCTACAAATGAATCTTGGGATTTGTTCaaacatacacttgacactaaGACAGTGCTTGATGGAGATGTGGAAGTTATTGCCAAGTCCGTTGCGAAAAGGTGTTCTGGTTTGCCTCTTGGTATTGTCACAGTGGCTGGGAGCATGAGAGGTGTGAGCGATATCTGTGAGTGGAGAAATGGATTGGAACAATTGAAAGCATGTTCGGTAGGGCATGAGGAGATGGAACGAGATGTGTTTCCCATCCTGGAATGGAGTTTCAATCGTTTGAATGAATGTCAAAGGAATTGCTTCTTGTATTGCTCTCTTTTTCCGGAAGATAGTGAtacaaaaagaaaggaactaaTAGACCTGCTTATTGGGGCAGAGCTGATGTCAAAACGGGAATCATGGTCAAAAGCATTTGATGAAGGTCAAACGATATTAAACAAGCTGATAAAAGTTTGCTTGCTGGAAGAAACTAAAGATTTCATAGGGAATGACTGTGTGAAGATGCATGACTTGGTCAGAGATATGGCATTAAGGATCACGCGTGGAAACTCCAAACCAAAGAGGAGGAGACATGTACCACAATTCTTGGTGAAAAGCTTCGGACAGGAAGATTCAAAAGTAACAACACTGGAACAAGAAGAGTGGACACAAGATCTCCGTGCAGTTTCCTTCtattcacaaaatttcaaaGGAATAGAAATTCCACCAGCCTGGTCACCAAATTGTCCTAAGCTATCAACCTTGCGTCTTTCCCGGCTTTCCATTAAAGAAATCCCAGATTCATTCTTTCGGCACATGTGTGGACTTAAAGTTTTGAATCTATCTCGGTGCGAAGGTATAACAGAGCTGCCTAATTCTGTTTCAGACTCGGTGAATCTCACTGCTTTGATTTTGCGGGGTTGTCGAGGCCTCATGTCTGTGCCACCACTGGGAAAGCTCAAGCAATTGAGGGATTTGGATCTATCGTGGACTGGCATTCGGGATTTACCTCAAGGTTGGGAGTCACTGGTCAATCTCGAAAGACTTAACTTAAACCAGTGTCTGATTTTAAGACGAAAGATAATGCCAAAAGGGACGTTTTCCCAATTGCACCATCTTCAAGTGCTAGTATTGCCACCCTATGGTAGGGTACAAGTTATTGATCCAGAAGTGCTGAACCAATTGGAAAGTTTTGAAGGATGTTTGTCTTTCACGGACTTCTATAAAATTACTCGGTGGCCAAAATACTATAATGTTTATATCAATGACATCTtaactaatgatgggtacagTGATTGTGGGGACCAGAAACAACTGTATTTCCATCAGTGTAAGCTTGGTAGAGGATCGAACTATCTGCCAGATGATATGAAACATCTGATAATCGAGGATTGTGAGGGCATGGGCATTAGGTGCTTGTCAGATGTTTTTaagaattttataaatttaagtGACTTATCCAGATTGTATATTAAGGATTTGGTTGGAATAGAGATCCTCTTGCACTTGTCCTCTGCTTCTCCACGTGATCAGTTGGGAGTCTCATCTTTTAGTCCACTCCTTGATCTTGAAGTGCTACGCCTCTACAGGTTGCCAAATCTGGTTGGTTTTTTTTACGAGGAATCAGAGCCATATTTGCTTCTAGGTGGCACCTTTTCGTCCCTTAAAATATTGTGGATTTCTAGATGTCACAACATGAAGCAGCTATTCACAGTGCAATTGCTGCAGAACCTTCAAAATCTTGAAAAGTTAATAGTTGGAGGTTGTGAAGAACTGGAGGAGATAGCAGCAGATGGCAATGGAGTAGGACAAGGAGGCGGAGAAGGCATCCAATTCACTTCAAGTGGAGCCACTGCCAATGTCACCCTTCCGAAATTAGGGTGGTTGCGTCTGACTAGGCTGCCACAACTGAAGAGCATTTGCAAGGCACCCATGATCTGCGATTCAATCACGAAGATTGAAATATTCGGTTGTCCAAAGGTAAAGAGGCTGCCTTTGTTTCTTCCTACCATCAACGGACAACCATCTCTTCCCAGCACTCTTCGTAAAATCAAGGGTGATAAAGAATGGTGGGAATCGTTAGAGTGGGACAATCCTTGtgccaaaaatgcccttgaccCATTTTTTACCACACTGGTGTGGGATAATTGAAGACCATCTGTTTGATCAAAAATCCTGACTGGTTCTCATGTACGTGTTTTCTCCCCTTCCTTAAATGTTACCAGCTATCCCCTTTCTTTGAGCCTTTTTCCCCAAAATGATCTGCTTCTCCACTAGCATAGAATTTgctattgtttttttttttggtgaaataGAATTTGCTATTGTGTAGGAATCGAGATTAACACTTTTTGTATTGAGCTCaaggtggttttttttttttttttttttttaactttcttgaGGTGCAAAACTGCTAACTCCTTTTGAGTTGATCTGATGAGAAAATGATTTaagtttctctttctttcttcttatttattttttagttcAACATAATTATAAATTTCCCTgtgttattttcttttttcattttaagCTGTTGCATGTTCTCTGTCTTTTTTCATTTTAAGCTGTTGCATGTTCTCTGTAAGGCTTAAGTTCTACGAACTGCATCCTTTCTTATTTTCATCCGTATAATCTTCCGCATACAgctttttaatattttaatattttttcttatttctgtaaatttaaatattttattttctatctctttccttcttcttgtttgtttgttattttcttttttcatttcctGCTGTTGAAAGTTGTCTTGTTTTCCCCCTTCTCTTAAGAGGCTTTCTAGATAAAGTTAAAGGGTATATATGTTTGCATATTTTTAAATTCGAAATTTCATATTGAGAGCCACAATAAGTTGGAAGGAAGTAGAATTACAACGTAATTTCCATGATTGTACTTGCGTTAGTATCATGGATGAATTTGGTTTGTGTTTCTGACTATACTGATCAAGTGTTGTTTGCCAATATTTCTCAGGTAGCCACAAAATTGCTGCTGCAAGAGAGATGATGTTGCAAAAACAAGTGTTAAATGAAGCTTTGTCCACCAGTGCCATATTTCTTTCCAGTGCATGCTTCTTCTTTAGCTGTATTACAGTTGCTGTTTTTCATCATGTTTTGCTTTCTATTCCTACCTATATGATGTTTTTTCTATATTTGATTGCAACTGGAGCAGTGATACAGTTTTTTGTGACTATTCCTTGATTATCGATAAAACTGTTTAGGGTAATATGACAAAATTTTTGGTCATATTGTACTCCAAGAATGTTTTTTTCACTCTATCAATTTTAACCATTCTATGTATGTGCTTTTTCCTGAATTCCATTTCAAGCAATTATACATCCAGTTCCACTCATAATTCTTTAGCTAAATACTCTTTATTGGGGTTAGGGTTGTATATACATGTTAAAGAAGGATCAGAATAACATTTGAATCCCTTCGGGAGTTAAGTATCTGCATTTAGAATAAATGAATAGAAGAAGCTTTTGCATCAAATTTTCTATGTGACTTGAGCCTTTTATGTTGGACTTCTTTGGCAGCAATTATTTATAAACAGATCGAACTTGTAtggaatgattttttttttctttttcagaaacaaaaaaaaaaaaaaattcagatgcAGTTTTGTCTTGCAAGAGCCATGCACTTTATATGTCATCTGATATGGTATTGGCTATTGTTGTCAAAAATCACAGTATGTTTGAGATGGCTAGTAAAGCAAGCATCAACTTGCTAATCTGCAGTCTTGCAATTTATGAAGAGGCAAAATCGAGGTTAATAACTTTCAATCAAGGAACAATCATAACTAATTATTTTCCAGTTTATAGTTAATTGATTTCAGTTTCAGCCTAATTCAGAGTCTTCACACCACAAAGAACTCAGTTATATGCAACCAACAAAGGAACAAAGGACAAACAGAAATTGGTCTAGGGCAGAAAATATAGCATCAGTTGCTGTACGATGAGGTAAAGGAAGGAATGTGGTTTCTGACAATGTAACCACATTGGCTGGTGATTCACCTAAAATTATTCTTCTAATGAAAATGACTAACAAAGATCACAATGTCAAAGGATCATCTTTAAGTGCCTAATGACGGTGAAGGGAGGATAATATCTGCTAAAAAAAGATTACTCAATTTGTTGATTTCATTTCCATGAAATGACCTGTTATTGTTAATAGAACATCAGCAAGTACTCAATTTGCTGTGGGAATCTCAGGAAGTATATTACCTACAACATAGGAAGTCAAATGCAATGAGTGATAAAAGGAACaaggaaaaaacaagaaaaataggAGAATTTCTCAAATAGCTGATTGAAGTCTCAAGATAACAAGCCATAAGCGGCAGAGGACATTATTATATTATCCAACAAGGAAAGAAACTGCAAAATTAATCAAAGGTAGTTTTGGACCGCAACTAAGTGGTAAACTAATCAAAGGTAAGACAAAATTGACATTCATTGctaaattaaattttgtaaagaaaaagtCTGATATCTTATAGATCAAAACATAAAGAGAAAGATAAATGTTATATATGACATCGGACTATCTGTTCAAACTATTACTTTTTGAGTCAACTGGTGAAGGAAATTAGTTCTCAGCAGATTGATCCACAAATTTATGGAAGGAAAAAAATCCCATAAGTAATGTTCAGAAAAGTGACCTAAATTCATATATTTGAAGAAATATAAAGGAATGCGGACCTTGAGGTGAGAAGTCCTTCAGCGTTATATGACAGAGGTTATATGTTAGCACTCTATAGCTTCATACCCAAAAAGGAAGCACAGTTTACTGCTTTCAAGTTAGTAATAAATCTTTGCTCTTGTGAGACATATAACTCTCCATGGCATTGCAGCAAGATGTCTCATTATTCACTTGATCACCACATtcttcagaaatttcagcaatatcCAGAAATACCAGTGGGCAGGCTAATCATAGAGTTGGATGAAAATAAGATCAAGATACTCTTGCTTTAGATGAATTATCAAAGTTTATCATGCAAATCATATAGATGCAAGGTGCATTTCTTATTGTTTTTCCTAGTTACCTCTGTTTAAGCGACAGCTAGAAAGTCCTCTGAGTATTCTATTTGCAGAAGAAGGATTAAGCTTACCGGCAAGCCATCAAAGCACGATATTGGAACAGTCCCTTATAATTGCTGATTCATCAGGCAAGATAGGATTGTTACTCAATGTTTTCCTACTATAATTGCCGAAAGATAGTTTTTTAGCTGCAGCTGATAAGGAATTCTGGCAAATTCTGTTGCAGCACTCTATAGTGGTATCAACATCATCGCATGTATCTAGAAGTTTTGATGAAGCCAGAATGCTATCAACCTTGTGGACATCTACAATAGGGCAAGAAGCTGAAGTGAGATTGGTTGGACCTGTGCATGTGGCACTCTACATTTCACAATAAGAAGCTCCATAACACACAGATTAGACATTCTTATTCAAACTTCAGTGGTAGCCATCAACTGGCCGTGATGTAAGCTTACTGTTTCTTGACAATCTTGATAGCAAAGTAATTGAATTGTAACTTCAACTGCCAAGTGTTGGATTATGATATGAATTGAGCTAGCAGTACTAGTCTTAACTCTTAAATGGTAACAAAAACTTGAGCAGTGGTTAAAAATTTCATCCCTTGGAAGATTTCACATCAATCAGGCTTTAGGACTGGAAATTGATCAAGAAGTCATTCAATGTTGTAGTTCATGAATTTGGATTCTAACTCTTTGGTACAAGTCAAGTATATGTTTCTAAAAGAACAAGATAGGCTATAACAATTGATAAAGGTCTAAAATGCACATAACTTTGTAAAATTAGATTCTACTAATAATGTATATGTTACAATAATAATTCGCAGCATTAATTCTGAAACTTTTCATGTCATCAATCCTCTTTCTTGCCAATAGATTCATTTCGTAGTTCACTGTTTGATTGTAGCTCGCATTCCTTCCAGAGAAAATAGGTACTACAGAATTCCAAATCTCAATGACTATTTTAACAGATACATCATGTCAGTGGCATATTAAACTCTACATGAAAGTGAGATCACTTCTTTTTAAACTCTCATCAAAGTAGTTTAGCGAAAGGATACAGTCTCTATGATCAAGAGATAATGATAGTTTTAAATTTAGCTACAAAAAATGCAAACTTGCAACTAATAAACAAACAGTAAAGCATTTAACAAGTGCAGCACTCACAGATATAAAGCAAGAGTAGTTGAAGAAGAATCATTTCTAGCACAACTTCTCCCATTACTCCACTTCTGTAAATTGAATGGATTTAGAAATGTAACCAGAGAAGATGCTTGCCCTAAGTGTCTATTTGTGTTCTGCATGAACACATGGAGCTCTCGGCTCGACCATTCtacatttatataattataGCTCTAGGGGCGGGCTAGGCCTCATCAGTGAATTTGGAAATTATGCGATTTTCCCTGAGCAAGTTGACATCGTGAAGTATTCACGCAGTGCTTCCGTTTTAGTGATTTGTTCTTCTAGTTTCAATGAAAGGTACAAACTTGCTTACCTCTCAAAGTCATATTTGAGGCCAAATAATTACCCGTTATAATTGTTTAAAGCAATATAGAAATATCTCGCATAATTCTTATATCATCACACACAtattttaataacaaaaaaacgTCTGCCTCGCATAATTTGTATATCATCATAGACATGCTCAAATAAACAGTAAAAGTCAAAAAAATCTATAaagtcaaaaaatttttaaaaaaagtaatatTTGTATGTAGTGTATACATGAACAAATGTAAATGCATGACACTTAatctaattttaaattttctttttatatacTGGACATACATCTATATTTGCTAGAGTAAAAAATTCTCTATGCTAATATtgcataatttttttaaaaacatgtAAATAGAACAATTATTATCTTTGtcccaacccccccccccccccaaaattCTATATATCCTAGGCCCTCAAGTCGCCCCAACTTTGTGTCACGCTACAATTTGTCAAGAAATGGTGGACTTTTCAGGCAAGGAGAATGTTGATATTTTATCTCATACACACAACTCTGTAATAGAAATAAAGCAAAAGGTAGTCTATCTCTCATTTTTCATCCATTCCCATGTCATCTATACTTTACTGCACAAATTCTCATGTTTTCTAAATCACTTTTTGTGCCTAAACTGTTCTAACATGTGATGATAGTACTGATAAATGGTCTGTAAACACCTGTAAGTAGATTTATTATTTATTGGTTTCATTACTCCGGAGGCATATCCGTAATGATGATTGGAATTGAATCCATCCAAATTTTTcttatcaaataaaaaataaaaaataaaaccaatGAGATTTCCCACCTTTGCAATTAAACACAAATCACAAAGGCTCACACTTGGTCACAAAAGGTGGAATGTGAAAGCTTGGTCACATGATACTCACGTGCTCATTAACCATAATTTGTCCATTGCTTGAGTAGACTAAGGTTCCACTATTTCCTCCGGCATTTAAGGCATCAGAGGAATTTGAACTGTACGATAAAGCAGGAAATGCAACACAAACCTTTAAATTAAACAAAaccctttccctttttctttttttttttcttcttttaatgtTTAACATTGTCTTCATGTTTGGGGTGCGTAAAATCTGTGTTTTAAAACTCgaaccggaccggccggtcgaaTCGGGAACTGGCCAAGTGTCCAGTCCGAGTCATGCTTAAAAACCGGATAAATAAAAACCCGATCAAAAATCGGGTTTGACCAGAAAAAATCGGATTTTCCGGttcaaacagtttttttttaaaaaaaaactcaaactttttcaatattatgttttgacccctagattgttaaaaattattaatatacctcaaatatttcatactttatcaatattttcttaaagtttggtattatttttcaattaagtccataattttaattctaaacttgttaatgctcattaaataatataaattgttacttgattgttataatttctttgtattttcttgttaaatatatttaaaacatcaaatatatatgaatatacctttattaatattaacatgttattaggtattttacatataatattttaattcttaaataatttttatttatgacgtcatccggttgaACCCTTATCGAACTTGgttgaacccattgacccctgacccctgagcTTGATTGAGTCGATacccggtccggttctgaaaacatagcgTAAAATCAGACGGTTGCTTGTAATTGGACCCActctcaaaagaaaagaaggtttGCTTGTGTTTTAGTTTTCCACAtccttttttcttgtttttttactcttgaagatttgatgacttGACATAAAAAATGTcaacaataaatataaaaattacaaaaacCCAACTTATCAAGTAAGATTAGGGTGTCAAAATGGCATGAGTTGGAATTATACTTAATTAatggtgcgtttgataaaactgaaatctgaatcTGTTAAGTTACTCTATTGTTAAGTagtaaatctaatacatttgagtatatatcatattaagtgataaatgaataacttatacttattttttggaccaaatttgacccaaaaaattcaatgttaattaattaattcagatgttatattttttattattagatGCGTCTGAACAAgtaaaatctaaaccgattaaatttAGATATTAAATTGAATTATTAAACAAAGCCTAAGTGAAAGATTGAAAAAGTTAGCAACTTATATGAGGGGAAAACCCAAGTACTGAAGGCGTGGTCCTAAGTTCTGGGTTCTTACGTTGTATGTGTGATAggcccactttcccctaaggtgaaccaaagggattagcggactgcctgcctaactctcgtcaggactaacggttcagtttaagTCGATCTAGTACGTTTCGGAACGTACAAACGCGCGTAACAAgtcaaaattacaaataaaaaaaatgaaaatcggagccggccatgaatagtaccggccacgtcagaatcctgCCAAACATCACGCAAACATACACatcttgaaattcaacatttacataCCAAAATGGCATGCCAAATTATCCCATAAgtttatacatgtacggtttgccaaatcaaaagagaaaacggacccaaaagtgcatttagggtttcaatcaatgagctatacaaaagacatgtaCATCTAGCTCAGTTCGGCAAcctgatagggtgttaattgttggttattttattgttaattttcccctttatccttgccaaatattgttttaattattaatatttacttatatttggtattgaactcaatttcaggaagtgaaacAGTAAACTACAAAAATGAGGGAGATAATTGAGACTTCAAATAAGCCACAGACTTGGCCCACATGGTGATATACGCGGACTGCATTTCTTCTGCTAATTGGGAGTGTCTTGAGTACTTAAGAGTCCTAAGAGCAATGAAAGACGAAAAAGAGGAGGAGACATCAAGAGGCCTTGCCTTTTGTACTTTGATTTGGAATTGGAATCTGCGGCGGGGACCACGGAAAAGCATTAGTCATTGGACTTTGGAAGGAAAGAAACGTAGGAAGCTTTGAGAGTTGTTTTTGTTCCTTATTTGTGGGGACCACTGGATAGATAGCTTTGGTCATCTTCCTTTTGGCTATAAAAAGACAATTGTAAGAAAGGCGACGGAGAtagcttttagcatagttttagttttcttttcttagctctttcgcatggttgttctccattaatggaggactaacctcttaattctagtcaaggggacaactgaagacttggttcaacaattactgtgagatctaatttattttaattgcttccttaatttattggtatttatatgtttcctgcttttaattgctatagctcgtgtgagtgattgaatagatgcgcaatatttaattattcacataggctattttgctaaatagggataattgaatccgtaattgttcgttatctttatctcagtagcaactggcgtaattgggtttatgtcaggggaacatacgatctaacttaaacaaaccctcgtaacgtgtttgttagttaggattgggcctttctaattattaatgcaatctagaaattaaaccctacggtcgtacctagggttgtttttgggttagagaaatagttaacggtcgtaccttaactatcgagaaagtaaggaaaggttggttgtttatcgcgtgcatggcaactataactaatctattaataaatgtggaattatctgtgaatcaatgatcagtgcctgaaccatttatgaagtgtacccttggctagagttttcccttaattattcctcttaatcaattattttctgcagttaaattatttagttagcacttaatccaaaaccccccatactttggactctagaagaaacgaattatccccaatccctgtggattcgaccctactcaccgctatatacaaaatctgtatttttctcgagtaggtatttattattgcacaggttcggcacctgtcaatttttggcgccgttgccggggactggtgcctgattaatttgtttctttttgagtttattttgttttcattttttttaatttatttttctcttattttttcttattttttattatttttttatggctgctaacattccatattttgatgatagactggactttgttcctaaatggggttatgagactcatgttttccctaatgatcaatgggctgttgcaaattgtggaacttattttgattcaggttattcaactgacacatgccccgcatttcaagataatctaagcgctccaattgatacttttggagattttccaccccaatatcaaacgcagtatgacccttattcaaacgggtatgatcaaggatggtgggataattccaattttgattatgcgaccgggccaatggattttcaacaacaagagtctcaacaatcatcctccgtgtcaggtatgtctcttgaagaaatgatgcaattactaattgctaatacaaatcgatttcatcaggagacacaagcgagcctaaatcgatttcatcaggagacacaagcgagccttcgcgacctggcagatcaactatgtctattgacatccggAATAAATCGAGTGgcttctcaaatggaagaattgccctcgaaaaccgttgttgatctagaagaaaatgagagtgcaatttacTTGACtggtgatgaggagatgcaagagtgtcgaaatgagaaatctacagatgcagttgaaaaagaagccgaaaaggaagaaatggaaccccaaccgcaacccattcaagtgaacgaatccagtgaacaatctccaaatgcggtgacatcttctccactccttaatcaatattttcctgactcctattcttcaactcctgttactgaaattgattttattataccagaaaatttaaaatttcatgacaggaataagttaagagtggagatggcaaaatatcttgaaccaatgaatgcgtgtgatggaggagtgagtggagaatgcagatcattgttgacttgtttagcgccatttactagtccatggaagcccgtaactcgtgtgctcaaagattactccatctatgagggttaccaggatcatattgaagatgaagcattgaaacgagccacaagattttatcccccgtgaacaagcatagcatgtctagccaaagacattaaataaagacgctacttgggaggcaacccaagatatttgtttcagttttcatgcattttttaaattctagttaagtgttagtgtcaattattagtttgatgtttggtgacAGGGAattagcagttagacgtgcccacgccaggtggtcacgcctgagggaaagaaattttcgttcagaatctgcggactctatagcagttagacgtgcccacgccaggtggtcacgcctgagggaaagaatctgcggactctatagcagttagacgtgcccacgcctaagCCAGAGgttccttgaaaaaaaaaattcaaaatcaaaaattcaaaataaaaacattttCCGTTTTACACCTTCAGTTTTGGTTCTCACAATTCGAGTTTTGAAATTTgagtgtgaaaaaaaaaaaaaactattttttctttttctttcttttccttctttctttctttctttctttccttcttccttcttccccgCTGTCCCTGCtcttccctttttccttcttttcgtTCTCTCGGTCCGCCGCCGCCACTAGCTCTTCCTCGCGCGCCGCGCCTCCACTCTCACCGTCCTCGCGCGCCTCTCTTCGCTGACCTGCCATCGCCTCACCAGCCTCTCTCC
Above is a genomic segment from Coffea eugenioides isolate CCC68of chromosome 5, Ceug_1.0, whole genome shotgun sequence containing:
- the LOC113771607 gene encoding probable disease resistance protein At4g27220; translated protein: MEDAKKLATELWNLALDKGKKCYYLRDNLRSLETKLQRLSNRKIDFQSKMKIAERSGTKKRKREVDNWFEEVAKIENEFVALKTSIEQSNLFKNAISSGDRVAKMDAIVEELIEQSKHFDGLLLEAFGHRGEPRVTTKLFGEKFDRGLKDIWAWLVIDGISNIGIYGMGGAGKTTLAKHIHNHLLEKTQFRVYWITVSQEFSIKRLQDDIAKWLRLDLSDEDDEDSRAAILSRELVKQSVLILDDVWQEFSFEKIGIPLGANKCRVILTTRSLELCNRIRCQRVFEAKTLATNESWDLFKHTLDTKTVLDGDVEVIAKSVAKRCSGLPLGIVTVAGSMRGVSDICEWRNGLEQLKACSVGHEEMERDVFPILEWSFNRLNECQRNCFLYCSLFPEDSDTKRKELIDLLIGAELMSKRESWSKAFDEGQTILNKLIKVCLLEETKDFIGNDCVKMHDLVRDMALRITRGNSKPKRRRHVPQFLVKSFGQEDSKVTTLEQEEWTQDLRAVSFYSQNFKGIEIPPAWSPNCPKLSTLRLSRLSIKEIPDSFFRHMCGLKVLNLSRCEGITELPNSVSDSVNLTALILRGCRGLMSVPPLGKLKQLRDLDLSWTGIRDLPQGWESLVNLERLNLNQCLILRRKIMPKGTFSQLHHLQVLVLPPYGRVQVIDPEVLNQLESFEGCLSFTDFYKITRWPKYYNVYINDILTNDGYSDCGDQKQLYFHQCKLGRGSNYLPDDMKHLIIEDCEGMGIRCLSDVFKNFINLSDLSRLYIKDLVGIEILLHLSSASPRDQLGVSSFSPLLDLEVLRLYRLPNLVGFFYEESEPYLLLGGTFSSLKILWISRCHNMKQLFTVQLLQNLQNLEKLIVGGCEELEEIAADGNGVGQGGGEGIQFTSSGATANVTLPKLGWLRLTRLPQLKSICKAPMICDSITKIEIFGCPKVKRLPLFLPTINGQPSLPSTLRKIKGDKEWWESLEWDNPCAKNALDPFFTTLVWDN